A stretch of Dama dama isolate Ldn47 chromosome 22, ASM3311817v1, whole genome shotgun sequence DNA encodes these proteins:
- the SINHCAF gene encoding SIN3-HDAC complex-associated factor isoform X2 — translation MFGFHKPKMYRSIEGCCICRAKSSSSRFTDSKRYEKDFQSCFGLHETRSGDICNACVLLVKRWKKLPAGSKKNWNHVVDARAGPSLKTTLKPKKVKTLSGNRIKSNQISKLQKEFKRHNSDAHSTTSSASPAQSPCYSNQSDDGSDTEMASGSNRTPVFSFLDLTYWKRQKICCGIIYKGRFGEVLIDTHLFKPCCSNKKAAAEKPEEQGPEPLPISTQEW, via the exons ATGTTTGGTTTTCACAAGCCAAAGATGTACCGAAGTATAGAGGGCTGCTGCATTTGCAGAGCTAAATCCTCCAGTTCTCGGTTCACTGACAGTAAACGCTATGAAAAGGATTTCCAGAGCTGTTTTGG GTTACATGAGACTCGTTCAGGAGATATCTGTAATGCCTGTGTCCTGCTTGTGAAAAGATGGAAGAAATTGCCAGCAGGATCAAAAAAAAACTGGAATCAT GTGGTAGATGCAAGGGCAGGACCCAGTCTAAAGACTACACTGAaaccaaagaaagtgaaaactcTATCTGGAAACAGGATAAAAAGTAACCAGATCAGTAAACTGCAGAAGGAATTTAAACGCCACA ATTCTGATGCTCACAGTACAACCTCAAGTGCCTCTCCAGCTCAGTCTCCCTGTTACAGTAACCAGTCAGATGATGGCTCAGATACAGAGATGGCTTCTGGCTCCAACAGAACGccagtgttttcctttttagatctcacatactggaaaag acAGAAAATATGCTGTGGCATTATCTATAAAGGCCGTTTTGGGGAAGTCCTCATCGACACACATCTATTCAAGCCTTGCTGCAGCAATAAGAAAGCAGCTGCTGAGAAGCCGGAGGAGCAGGGGCCAGAGCCTCTGCCCATCTCCACTCAGGAGTGGTGA